Proteins encoded in a region of the Ciona intestinalis unplaced genomic scaffold, KH HT001188.1, whole genome shotgun sequence genome:
- the LOC101242351 gene encoding 39S ribosomal protein L53, mitochondrial-like, protein MTSQTVVPRFVKAVVGYGRKIAFTRPDLGTVSSIEFKFCPWDKKSLSAKQAWMKICGERVRRSNRFCLIKSNVLHDGSEPMVGITFNDDEKLVIHSENLNCNEIMYHINAFCINKESTKSDLPKALF, encoded by the coding sequence atgacatcacaaacggTTGTACCTCGATTCGTAAAAGCAGTCGTTGGGTACGGGCGAAAGATCGCGTTCACTCGACCTGACCTTGGGACCGTATCAAGTATTGAGTTCAAATTTTGCCCGTGGGATAAAAAGTCGTTGTCGGCCAAGCAAGCGTGGATGAAAATATGCGGGGAAAGAGTTCGACGAAGCAACAGATTCTGTTTGATCAAATCCAATGTTTTGCATGATGGCTCCGAACCAATGGTGGGAATCACATTCAATGACGATGAAAAACTTGTTATTCATTCAGAAAACCTTAACTGTAATGAAATTATGTACCATATTAATGCATTTTGTATTAACAAGGAATCAACAAAGTCTGACCTTCCTAAGgctttgttttga